A genomic region of Antennarius striatus isolate MH-2024 chromosome 4, ASM4005453v1, whole genome shotgun sequence contains the following coding sequences:
- the frmd4a gene encoding FERM domain-containing protein 4A isoform X9 has translation MEAVFLSLDETVCTRQGMLWTLTSTVFQQLRVHARNLPGPLHLSRMHRCVSRPVYQMTEGRRCQVHLLDDRKLELLVQPKLMAKDLLDLVASHFNLKEKEYFGIAYTDETGHFSWLQLDRRVLEHDFPKKSGPIVLYFCVRFYIESISYLKDNATIELFFLNAKSIIYKELIEVDSDVVFELASFILQEAKGDFTSNDATRCDLKKLPALPTQALKEHPSLAYCEDRVIEHYKKLNGQSRGQAIVNYMSIVESLPTYGVHYYAVKDKQGIPWWLGLSYKGIFQYDHQDKVKPRKVFQWRQLENLYFREKKFSVEVHDPRRASVTRRTFGHSGIAVHTWYACPALIKSIWAMAISQHQFYLDRKQSKSKIHAARSLSEIAIDLTETGTLKTSKLANMGSKGKIISGSSGSLLSSGSQESDSSQTAKKDMLAALRARQEALEETLRQRLEELKSICIREAELTGKLPKEYPLDPGEEPPTVRRKIGTAFKLDEQKILPKGEEEELERLEREFAIQSQITEAARRLASDPHVSSKKLKKQRKTSYLNALKKLQEIENSINEFRVRSGKKPTQRASLIIEEANIGSEDSSLSDALVLDDDDSQVTGTPTFSPAASPHKGLPPRPPSHSRPPPPQSLDGLRHLHYTRSDYDKSPIKPKMWSESSLDEPYEKVKKRSSHSRRFPSSGSADAAGSNSLQSSPIRSLPQWNSQSSMPSTPDLRTRTPHYVHSTRSVDISPTRLHSLAQHFRNRSSSLESQGKLLASESDTHPHILGTLGSPDFFLGPGRSSNGSDPLDDCSSCTSQSSSEHYYPSGGPPGSNANYSTLGEDSPSKARQRQRQRHKSAGQLGSSNSGSMPNLAAKNGSGGGSGGGGIGGGHHGVYLHSQSQPSSQYRIKEYPLYVEGSPNPVVVRSLESDQEGHYSVKAQFKTSSSYTAGGLYKEAWGGEEGGEGSGRLTPSRSQIVRTPSLGREGCGDGGGGRAAVSEELRCWYQRSSGSLKERSHSHSGSTSSETGSQQSTLGHGRGSRVGALVKSSPAASPHSQRSMTPSSEHTAMPTPPCTPQHILNWQSGGTPDSSPTEDACQSPPQPSSDA, from the exons CCCAAGCTGATGGCTAAAGACTTGCTGGACCTTGTCGCTTCTCACTTCAACCTCAAGGAGAAAGAGTACTTTGGAATTGCATACACAGATGAAAC AGGCCATTTTAGCTGGCTGCAGTTGGACCGTAGGGTATTAGAACATGATTTCCCCAAGAAGTCTGGTCCAATTGTCCTCTACTTCTGTGTCAG GTTCTACATAGAAAGTATATCCTACCTGAAGGACAATGCCACTATTGAGCTGTTTTTCCTTAATGCTAAGTCCATCATCTACAAG GAACTTATTGAAGTGGACAGTGATGTCGTCTTCGAATTGGCTTCTTTTATTCTACAG GAGGCTAAAGGTGACTTTACCAG TAATGATGCAACCAGGTGTGACCTAAAAAAACTGCCTGCTCTGCCCACCCAAGCTCTAAAGGAGCACCCATCGCTGGCCTACTG TGAAGATCGGGTTATAGAGCATTATAAGAAGCTCAACGGGCAATCCAGAGGGCAAGCTATTGTAAA TTATATGAGCATTGTAGAGTCTCTGCCCACATATGGAGTACATTACTATGCTGTAAAG GACAAGCAGGGGATCCCATGGTGGTTGGGTCTGAGCTATAAAGGCATCTTTCAGTATGATCACCAGGACAAAGTGAAACCCAGGAAG GTGTTCCAATGGCGTCAGTTGGAGAACCTCTACTTCAGAGAGAAGAAGTTTTCAGTAGAAGTTCACGACCCCAGGAG GGCGTCGGTGACAAGAAGGACATTTGGTCACAGTGGCATCGCTGTGCACACATGGTACGCCTGTCCAGCCCTTATCAAGTCCATCTGGGCTATGGCCATCAGCCAACACCAGTTCTACCTGGACCGCAAGCAGAGCAAG TCTAAGATCCATGCAGCAAGGAGTTTGAGTGAGATCGCTATAGATCTTACAGAAACTGGAACTTTGAAGACCTCCAAACTGGCCAACATGGGCAGCAAGGGCAAAATCATAAGTGGCAGTAGTGGCAGTCTGCTGTCCTCAG GCTCTCAGGAATCAGACAGCTCTCAGACAGCTAAGAAGGACATGCTAGCAGCACTGAGGGCCAGGCAGGAAGCCCTGGAGGAAACACTAAGACAGAGATTAGAGGAACTCAAGAGCATCTGCATCAGAGAGGCG GAGCTTACAGGAAAGCTTCCCAAGGAATACCCTCTGGATCCAGGAGAGGAACCGCCTACAGTGAGACGGAAGATCGGTACTGCCTTCAAACTAGATGAGCAGAAAATTCTACCTAAAGGAGAG GAAGAGGAACTGGAACGCTTAGAGAGGGAGTTTGCCATCCAGTCCCAGATTACTGAGGCAGCCAGGCGTTTGGCCAGCGATCCTCACGTGAGCAGTAAGAAGCtgaagaagcagaggaagacTTCTTATCTGAACGCGTTGAAAAAGCTCCAGGAAATTGAGAACTCTATCAATGAGTTCCGGGTCCGCTCTGGCAAGAAGCCAACGCAGAGGGCATCACTTATCATAGAGG AAGCCAATATTGGTTCTGAGGACAGTTCATTGTCTGACGCACTCGTCTTAGATGATG ATGATTCTCAAGTTACAGGTACCCCTACATTCTCTCCAGCGGCATCGCCTCACAAGGGCCTCCCTCCTCGACCACCTTCTCACAGTCGGCCTCCTCCACCTCAATCTCTGGATGGCCTGCGACACCTGCATTACACACGCTCTGACTATGATAAATCACCCATCAAACCCAAGATGTGGAGTGAATCGTCCCTGGATGAACCCTATGAAAAAGTCAAGAAACGTTCCTCTCACTCAAG GCGTTTCCCAAGCTCTGGCAGTGCAGACGCAGCTGGCAGCAACTCTCTGCAGAGCAGCCCCATCAGGAGCCTCCCTCAATGGAATTCACAATCTAGCATGCCATCAACACCAGATCTGAGGACCAGGACCCCACACTATGTACATTCCACTAG GTCAGTGGACATCAGTCCCACACGTCTGCACAGTCTCGCTCAGCACTTTAGGAATCGCAGCTCAAGCCTGGAATCCCAGGGCAAACTGCTGGCTTCCGAGTCCGACACACACCCGCACATTTTGGGCACGCTGGGCAGCCCCGACTTCTTCTTGGGCCCAGGACGCAGCTCCAATGGCTCCGACCCGCTGGATGACTGCTCATCCTGCACCAGCCAAAGCAGCTCAGAGCACTACTACCCCTCTGGTGGACCGCCTGGCAGCAACGCCAACTACTCTACTCTGGGAGAGGACTCACCCTCCAAAGCaaggcagagacagagacaacGGCACAA atctGCAGGTCAGCTGGGTTCCTCTAACTCAGGCTCCATGCCAAACCTTGCAGCTAAGAATGGGTCTGGTGGAGGCTCAGGTGGAGGTGGCATAGGAGGAGGACACCACGGAGTCTACCTTCACAGCCAGAGTCAGCCCTCCTCCCAGTACCGCATCAAAGAGTATCCACTGTATGTGGAAGGAAGCCCAAACCCAGTTGTAGTTCGCAGCCTGGAGAGCGACCAGGAAGGCCACTACAGTGTGAAGGCCCAGTTTAAGACCTCCAGCTCCTACACAGCAGGAGGACTGTACAAGGAGGcctggggaggggaggagggaggagagggcagTGGACGACTCACACCGTCACGCTCTCAGATTGTACGGACTCCATCATTGGGGCGAGAGGGttgtggagatggaggaggggggagggcaGCTGTATCTGAAGAGCTGCGTTGCTGGTATCAGAGATCCTCAGGGAGCCTGAAAGAGAGGAGTCACTCGCATTCGGGATCAACTTCTTCTGAGACAGGGTCACAACAAAGCACCCTGGGACATGGTCGAGGGAGTAGAGTGGGGGCACTTGTCAAGAGCTCACCAG CTGCATCGCCTCACAGCCAGAGAAGTATGACGCCCTCCAGCGAACACACAGCCATGCCCACACCCCCCTGTACTCCACAGCACATCCTCAATTGGCAGAGCGG AGGGACACCAGACAGCTCTCCTACTGAGGACGCCTGTCAGTCTCCCCCTCAGCCCAGCTCTGATGCATAG
- the frmd4a gene encoding FERM domain-containing protein 4A isoform X6 encodes MTLAARLEDMEVTLEHMLMDVFMTEGRRCQVHLLDDRKLELLVQPKLMAKDLLDLVASHFNLKEKEYFGIAYTDETGHFSWLQLDRRVLEHDFPKKSGPIVLYFCVRFYIESISYLKDNATIELFFLNAKSIIYKELIEVDSDVVFELASFILQEAKGDFTSNDATRCDLKKLPALPTQALKEHPSLAYCEDRVIEHYKKLNGQSRGQAIVNYMSIVESLPTYGVHYYAVKDKQGIPWWLGLSYKGIFQYDHQDKVKPRKVFQWRQLENLYFREKKFSVEVHDPRSRASVTRRTFGHSGIAVHTWYACPALIKSIWAMAISQHQFYLDRKQSKSKIHAARSLSEIAIDLTETGTLKTSKLANMGSKGKIISGSSGSLLSSGSQESDSSQTAKKDMLAALRARQEALEETLRQRLEELKSICIREAELTGKLPKEYPLDPGEEPPTVRRKIGTAFKLDEQKILPKGEEEELERLEREFAIQSQITEAARRLASDPHVSSKKLKKQRKTSYLNALKKLQEIENSINEFRVRSGKKPTQRASLIIEEANIGSEDSSLSDALVLDDDDSQVTGTPTFSPAASPHKGLPPRPPSHSRPPPPQSLDGLRHLHYTRSDYDKSPIKPKMWSESSLDEPYEKVKKRSSHSRRFPSSGSADAAGSNSLQSSPIRSLPQWNSQSSMPSTPDLRTRTPHYVHSTRSVDISPTRLHSLAQHFRNRSSSLESQGKLLASESDTHPHILGTLGSPDFFLGPGRSSNGSDPLDDCSSCTSQSSSEHYYPSGGPPGSNANYSTLGEDSPSKARQRQRQRHKSAGQLGSSNSGSMPNLAAKNGSGGGSGGGGIGGGHHGVYLHSQSQPSSQYRIKEYPLYVEGSPNPVVVRSLESDQEGHYSVKAQFKTSSSYTAGGLYKEAWGGEEGGEGSGRLTPSRSQIVRTPSLGREGCGDGGGGRAAVSEELRCWYQRSSGSLKERSHSHSGSTSSETGSQQSTLGHGRGSRVGALVKSSPAASPHSQRSMTPSSEHTAMPTPPCTPQHILNWQSGSFSDSCFLSSPLCSELADVQWYGHDKAKPGTLV; translated from the exons CCCAAGCTGATGGCTAAAGACTTGCTGGACCTTGTCGCTTCTCACTTCAACCTCAAGGAGAAAGAGTACTTTGGAATTGCATACACAGATGAAAC AGGCCATTTTAGCTGGCTGCAGTTGGACCGTAGGGTATTAGAACATGATTTCCCCAAGAAGTCTGGTCCAATTGTCCTCTACTTCTGTGTCAG GTTCTACATAGAAAGTATATCCTACCTGAAGGACAATGCCACTATTGAGCTGTTTTTCCTTAATGCTAAGTCCATCATCTACAAG GAACTTATTGAAGTGGACAGTGATGTCGTCTTCGAATTGGCTTCTTTTATTCTACAG GAGGCTAAAGGTGACTTTACCAG TAATGATGCAACCAGGTGTGACCTAAAAAAACTGCCTGCTCTGCCCACCCAAGCTCTAAAGGAGCACCCATCGCTGGCCTACTG TGAAGATCGGGTTATAGAGCATTATAAGAAGCTCAACGGGCAATCCAGAGGGCAAGCTATTGTAAA TTATATGAGCATTGTAGAGTCTCTGCCCACATATGGAGTACATTACTATGCTGTAAAG GACAAGCAGGGGATCCCATGGTGGTTGGGTCTGAGCTATAAAGGCATCTTTCAGTATGATCACCAGGACAAAGTGAAACCCAGGAAG GTGTTCCAATGGCGTCAGTTGGAGAACCTCTACTTCAGAGAGAAGAAGTTTTCAGTAGAAGTTCACGACCCCAGGA GTAGGGCGTCGGTGACAAGAAGGACATTTGGTCACAGTGGCATCGCTGTGCACACATGGTACGCCTGTCCAGCCCTTATCAAGTCCATCTGGGCTATGGCCATCAGCCAACACCAGTTCTACCTGGACCGCAAGCAGAGCAAG TCTAAGATCCATGCAGCAAGGAGTTTGAGTGAGATCGCTATAGATCTTACAGAAACTGGAACTTTGAAGACCTCCAAACTGGCCAACATGGGCAGCAAGGGCAAAATCATAAGTGGCAGTAGTGGCAGTCTGCTGTCCTCAG GCTCTCAGGAATCAGACAGCTCTCAGACAGCTAAGAAGGACATGCTAGCAGCACTGAGGGCCAGGCAGGAAGCCCTGGAGGAAACACTAAGACAGAGATTAGAGGAACTCAAGAGCATCTGCATCAGAGAGGCG GAGCTTACAGGAAAGCTTCCCAAGGAATACCCTCTGGATCCAGGAGAGGAACCGCCTACAGTGAGACGGAAGATCGGTACTGCCTTCAAACTAGATGAGCAGAAAATTCTACCTAAAGGAGAG GAAGAGGAACTGGAACGCTTAGAGAGGGAGTTTGCCATCCAGTCCCAGATTACTGAGGCAGCCAGGCGTTTGGCCAGCGATCCTCACGTGAGCAGTAAGAAGCtgaagaagcagaggaagacTTCTTATCTGAACGCGTTGAAAAAGCTCCAGGAAATTGAGAACTCTATCAATGAGTTCCGGGTCCGCTCTGGCAAGAAGCCAACGCAGAGGGCATCACTTATCATAGAGG AAGCCAATATTGGTTCTGAGGACAGTTCATTGTCTGACGCACTCGTCTTAGATGATG ATGATTCTCAAGTTACAGGTACCCCTACATTCTCTCCAGCGGCATCGCCTCACAAGGGCCTCCCTCCTCGACCACCTTCTCACAGTCGGCCTCCTCCACCTCAATCTCTGGATGGCCTGCGACACCTGCATTACACACGCTCTGACTATGATAAATCACCCATCAAACCCAAGATGTGGAGTGAATCGTCCCTGGATGAACCCTATGAAAAAGTCAAGAAACGTTCCTCTCACTCAAG GCGTTTCCCAAGCTCTGGCAGTGCAGACGCAGCTGGCAGCAACTCTCTGCAGAGCAGCCCCATCAGGAGCCTCCCTCAATGGAATTCACAATCTAGCATGCCATCAACACCAGATCTGAGGACCAGGACCCCACACTATGTACATTCCACTAG GTCAGTGGACATCAGTCCCACACGTCTGCACAGTCTCGCTCAGCACTTTAGGAATCGCAGCTCAAGCCTGGAATCCCAGGGCAAACTGCTGGCTTCCGAGTCCGACACACACCCGCACATTTTGGGCACGCTGGGCAGCCCCGACTTCTTCTTGGGCCCAGGACGCAGCTCCAATGGCTCCGACCCGCTGGATGACTGCTCATCCTGCACCAGCCAAAGCAGCTCAGAGCACTACTACCCCTCTGGTGGACCGCCTGGCAGCAACGCCAACTACTCTACTCTGGGAGAGGACTCACCCTCCAAAGCaaggcagagacagagacaacGGCACAA atctGCAGGTCAGCTGGGTTCCTCTAACTCAGGCTCCATGCCAAACCTTGCAGCTAAGAATGGGTCTGGTGGAGGCTCAGGTGGAGGTGGCATAGGAGGAGGACACCACGGAGTCTACCTTCACAGCCAGAGTCAGCCCTCCTCCCAGTACCGCATCAAAGAGTATCCACTGTATGTGGAAGGAAGCCCAAACCCAGTTGTAGTTCGCAGCCTGGAGAGCGACCAGGAAGGCCACTACAGTGTGAAGGCCCAGTTTAAGACCTCCAGCTCCTACACAGCAGGAGGACTGTACAAGGAGGcctggggaggggaggagggaggagagggcagTGGACGACTCACACCGTCACGCTCTCAGATTGTACGGACTCCATCATTGGGGCGAGAGGGttgtggagatggaggaggggggagggcaGCTGTATCTGAAGAGCTGCGTTGCTGGTATCAGAGATCCTCAGGGAGCCTGAAAGAGAGGAGTCACTCGCATTCGGGATCAACTTCTTCTGAGACAGGGTCACAACAAAGCACCCTGGGACATGGTCGAGGGAGTAGAGTGGGGGCACTTGTCAAGAGCTCACCAG CTGCATCGCCTCACAGCCAGAGAAGTATGACGCCCTCCAGCGAACACACAGCCATGCCCACACCCCCCTGTACTCCACAGCACATCCTCAATTGGCAGAGCGG GTCTTTCAGTGACAGCTGTTTTCTCAGCAGCCCCCTGTGTTCAGAGCTGGCAGATGTGCAGTGGTACGGACACGACAAGGCCAAACCTGGAACTCTGGTTTGA
- the frmd4a gene encoding FERM domain-containing protein 4A isoform X7, giving the protein MEGLLSPMRTRMTEGRRCQVHLLDDRKLELLVQPKLMAKDLLDLVASHFNLKEKEYFGIAYTDETGHFSWLQLDRRVLEHDFPKKSGPIVLYFCVRFYIESISYLKDNATIELFFLNAKSIIYKELIEVDSDVVFELASFILQEAKGDFTSNDATRCDLKKLPALPTQALKEHPSLAYCEDRVIEHYKKLNGQSRGQAIVNYMSIVESLPTYGVHYYAVKDKQGIPWWLGLSYKGIFQYDHQDKVKPRKVFQWRQLENLYFREKKFSVEVHDPRSRASVTRRTFGHSGIAVHTWYACPALIKSIWAMAISQHQFYLDRKQSKSKIHAARSLSEIAIDLTETGTLKTSKLANMGSKGKIISGSSGSLLSSGSQESDSSQTAKKDMLAALRARQEALEETLRQRLEELKSICIREAELTGKLPKEYPLDPGEEPPTVRRKIGTAFKLDEQKILPKGEEEELERLEREFAIQSQITEAARRLASDPHVSSKKLKKQRKTSYLNALKKLQEIENSINEFRVRSGKKPTQRASLIIEEANIGSEDSSLSDALVLDDDDSQVTGTPTFSPAASPHKGLPPRPPSHSRPPPPQSLDGLRHLHYTRSDYDKSPIKPKMWSESSLDEPYEKVKKRSSHSRRFPSSGSADAAGSNSLQSSPIRSLPQWNSQSSMPSTPDLRTRTPHYVHSTRSVDISPTRLHSLAQHFRNRSSSLESQGKLLASESDTHPHILGTLGSPDFFLGPGRSSNGSDPLDDCSSCTSQSSSEHYYPSGGPPGSNANYSTLGEDSPSKARQRQRQRHKSAGQLGSSNSGSMPNLAAKNGSGGGSGGGGIGGGHHGVYLHSQSQPSSQYRIKEYPLYVEGSPNPVVVRSLESDQEGHYSVKAQFKTSSSYTAGGLYKEAWGGEEGGEGSGRLTPSRSQIVRTPSLGREGCGDGGGGRAAVSEELRCWYQRSSGSLKERSHSHSGSTSSETGSQQSTLGHGRGSRVGALVKSSPAASPHSQRSMTPSSEHTAMPTPPCTPQHILNWQSGSFSDSCFLSSPLCSELADVQWYGHDKAKPGTLV; this is encoded by the exons CCCAAGCTGATGGCTAAAGACTTGCTGGACCTTGTCGCTTCTCACTTCAACCTCAAGGAGAAAGAGTACTTTGGAATTGCATACACAGATGAAAC AGGCCATTTTAGCTGGCTGCAGTTGGACCGTAGGGTATTAGAACATGATTTCCCCAAGAAGTCTGGTCCAATTGTCCTCTACTTCTGTGTCAG GTTCTACATAGAAAGTATATCCTACCTGAAGGACAATGCCACTATTGAGCTGTTTTTCCTTAATGCTAAGTCCATCATCTACAAG GAACTTATTGAAGTGGACAGTGATGTCGTCTTCGAATTGGCTTCTTTTATTCTACAG GAGGCTAAAGGTGACTTTACCAG TAATGATGCAACCAGGTGTGACCTAAAAAAACTGCCTGCTCTGCCCACCCAAGCTCTAAAGGAGCACCCATCGCTGGCCTACTG TGAAGATCGGGTTATAGAGCATTATAAGAAGCTCAACGGGCAATCCAGAGGGCAAGCTATTGTAAA TTATATGAGCATTGTAGAGTCTCTGCCCACATATGGAGTACATTACTATGCTGTAAAG GACAAGCAGGGGATCCCATGGTGGTTGGGTCTGAGCTATAAAGGCATCTTTCAGTATGATCACCAGGACAAAGTGAAACCCAGGAAG GTGTTCCAATGGCGTCAGTTGGAGAACCTCTACTTCAGAGAGAAGAAGTTTTCAGTAGAAGTTCACGACCCCAGGA GTAGGGCGTCGGTGACAAGAAGGACATTTGGTCACAGTGGCATCGCTGTGCACACATGGTACGCCTGTCCAGCCCTTATCAAGTCCATCTGGGCTATGGCCATCAGCCAACACCAGTTCTACCTGGACCGCAAGCAGAGCAAG TCTAAGATCCATGCAGCAAGGAGTTTGAGTGAGATCGCTATAGATCTTACAGAAACTGGAACTTTGAAGACCTCCAAACTGGCCAACATGGGCAGCAAGGGCAAAATCATAAGTGGCAGTAGTGGCAGTCTGCTGTCCTCAG GCTCTCAGGAATCAGACAGCTCTCAGACAGCTAAGAAGGACATGCTAGCAGCACTGAGGGCCAGGCAGGAAGCCCTGGAGGAAACACTAAGACAGAGATTAGAGGAACTCAAGAGCATCTGCATCAGAGAGGCG GAGCTTACAGGAAAGCTTCCCAAGGAATACCCTCTGGATCCAGGAGAGGAACCGCCTACAGTGAGACGGAAGATCGGTACTGCCTTCAAACTAGATGAGCAGAAAATTCTACCTAAAGGAGAG GAAGAGGAACTGGAACGCTTAGAGAGGGAGTTTGCCATCCAGTCCCAGATTACTGAGGCAGCCAGGCGTTTGGCCAGCGATCCTCACGTGAGCAGTAAGAAGCtgaagaagcagaggaagacTTCTTATCTGAACGCGTTGAAAAAGCTCCAGGAAATTGAGAACTCTATCAATGAGTTCCGGGTCCGCTCTGGCAAGAAGCCAACGCAGAGGGCATCACTTATCATAGAGG AAGCCAATATTGGTTCTGAGGACAGTTCATTGTCTGACGCACTCGTCTTAGATGATG ATGATTCTCAAGTTACAGGTACCCCTACATTCTCTCCAGCGGCATCGCCTCACAAGGGCCTCCCTCCTCGACCACCTTCTCACAGTCGGCCTCCTCCACCTCAATCTCTGGATGGCCTGCGACACCTGCATTACACACGCTCTGACTATGATAAATCACCCATCAAACCCAAGATGTGGAGTGAATCGTCCCTGGATGAACCCTATGAAAAAGTCAAGAAACGTTCCTCTCACTCAAG GCGTTTCCCAAGCTCTGGCAGTGCAGACGCAGCTGGCAGCAACTCTCTGCAGAGCAGCCCCATCAGGAGCCTCCCTCAATGGAATTCACAATCTAGCATGCCATCAACACCAGATCTGAGGACCAGGACCCCACACTATGTACATTCCACTAG GTCAGTGGACATCAGTCCCACACGTCTGCACAGTCTCGCTCAGCACTTTAGGAATCGCAGCTCAAGCCTGGAATCCCAGGGCAAACTGCTGGCTTCCGAGTCCGACACACACCCGCACATTTTGGGCACGCTGGGCAGCCCCGACTTCTTCTTGGGCCCAGGACGCAGCTCCAATGGCTCCGACCCGCTGGATGACTGCTCATCCTGCACCAGCCAAAGCAGCTCAGAGCACTACTACCCCTCTGGTGGACCGCCTGGCAGCAACGCCAACTACTCTACTCTGGGAGAGGACTCACCCTCCAAAGCaaggcagagacagagacaacGGCACAA atctGCAGGTCAGCTGGGTTCCTCTAACTCAGGCTCCATGCCAAACCTTGCAGCTAAGAATGGGTCTGGTGGAGGCTCAGGTGGAGGTGGCATAGGAGGAGGACACCACGGAGTCTACCTTCACAGCCAGAGTCAGCCCTCCTCCCAGTACCGCATCAAAGAGTATCCACTGTATGTGGAAGGAAGCCCAAACCCAGTTGTAGTTCGCAGCCTGGAGAGCGACCAGGAAGGCCACTACAGTGTGAAGGCCCAGTTTAAGACCTCCAGCTCCTACACAGCAGGAGGACTGTACAAGGAGGcctggggaggggaggagggaggagagggcagTGGACGACTCACACCGTCACGCTCTCAGATTGTACGGACTCCATCATTGGGGCGAGAGGGttgtggagatggaggaggggggagggcaGCTGTATCTGAAGAGCTGCGTTGCTGGTATCAGAGATCCTCAGGGAGCCTGAAAGAGAGGAGTCACTCGCATTCGGGATCAACTTCTTCTGAGACAGGGTCACAACAAAGCACCCTGGGACATGGTCGAGGGAGTAGAGTGGGGGCACTTGTCAAGAGCTCACCAG CTGCATCGCCTCACAGCCAGAGAAGTATGACGCCCTCCAGCGAACACACAGCCATGCCCACACCCCCCTGTACTCCACAGCACATCCTCAATTGGCAGAGCGG GTCTTTCAGTGACAGCTGTTTTCTCAGCAGCCCCCTGTGTTCAGAGCTGGCAGATGTGCAGTGGTACGGACACGACAAGGCCAAACCTGGAACTCTGGTTTGA